CATTTATTGGATATACACTTCCAGTCGCATTTGTTATTCGTACAGTCATTGATTACGAGGAAAAGAATCGAAAAGACCTCTGATAGTTGTTTTTATCTAATGGATTCGGTAATCTTTACCTAGAAGAAAGAGGAGGATGTATGATGAGTTTACAAATTGGAGAGAAAGCTCCAGAATTTACATTGCACGCTAATAATGGACAAGAAGTATCGTTAACCGATTTTAAAGGAAAAAATATTATTCTCTATTTTTATCCAAAGGATATGACACCAGGCTGCACAACGGAAGCGTGTGATTTTCGTGATCAGCATGAAAAGTTTGAAGAATTAAATGCTGTGATCTTAGGTATCAGCCCAGATCCTATTTCCCGGCATGAAAAATTCATTGAAAAGCATGGCCTGCCGTTTTTATTACTTGCAGACGAAGATCATGAAGCGGCTGAACAATATGATGTGTGGAAATTAAAAAAGAATTTTGGTAAGGAATATATGGGAATTGAACGTTCAACATTTTTAATTAATAAAGAAGGAAACCTCGTAAAGGAATGGCGTAAGGTGAAAGTCCAAGGTCATGTAGAGGAAGCTTTGGAATATTTGAGG
The Peribacillus sp. FSL H8-0477 genome window above contains:
- the bcp gene encoding thioredoxin-dependent thiol peroxidase, translated to MSLQIGEKAPEFTLHANNGQEVSLTDFKGKNIILYFYPKDMTPGCTTEACDFRDQHEKFEELNAVILGISPDPISRHEKFIEKHGLPFLLLADEDHEAAEQYDVWKLKKNFGKEYMGIERSTFLINKEGNLVKEWRKVKVQGHVEEALEYLRKEQ